The proteins below are encoded in one region of Meiothermus cerbereus DSM 11376:
- a CDS encoding [LysW]-aminoadipate kinase: MIVVKVGGSEGINYEAVAKDTASLWKSGQKLIVVHGGSSETNRIAEALGHPPQFLTHPGGLTSRLTDRRTLEIFEMVYCGLVNKRIVELLQREGVNAVGLSGLDGRIFEGKRKDAVKYIENGKIKIHRGDYTGSVEKVNTGLLTLLMDAGYLPVLTPPAVSYQGEAINTDGDTAAAMLARAFRAEALLLLSNVPGLLADFPDESSLIREIPAAQVGDPQYMSVAQGRMKKKVLGAVEAVQGGVGRVVFGDARIENPISAALAGAGTVVR, from the coding sequence ATGATTGTAGTCAAGGTAGGCGGTTCGGAAGGCATCAACTACGAGGCAGTGGCTAAAGATACCGCTTCGCTTTGGAAGTCGGGTCAAAAGCTCATCGTTGTGCACGGGGGCAGCAGCGAGACCAACCGAATAGCCGAGGCGTTGGGCCACCCGCCGCAGTTTCTCACCCACCCCGGCGGCCTGACCAGCCGCCTCACCGACCGCAGAACCCTGGAAATCTTCGAGATGGTCTACTGCGGCCTGGTGAACAAGCGCATCGTAGAGCTTTTGCAGCGCGAGGGTGTGAACGCGGTGGGCCTTTCGGGCCTGGATGGCCGCATCTTCGAGGGTAAGCGCAAAGATGCCGTCAAGTACATTGAAAACGGCAAAATAAAAATTCACCGGGGCGACTACACGGGCTCGGTGGAAAAGGTCAACACGGGCTTGCTGACCCTGTTGATGGACGCGGGCTACCTACCGGTGCTGACCCCGCCGGCGGTGTCCTACCAGGGCGAGGCCATCAACACCGACGGCGATACGGCGGCGGCCATGCTGGCGAGGGCCTTCCGGGCCGAGGCGCTGTTGCTCCTTTCCAATGTTCCGGGCTTGTTAGCGGACTTTCCGGATGAGTCGAGCCTGATCCGCGAAATTCCAGCGGCCCAGGTGGGCGACCCCCAGTACATGAGCGTGGCCCAGGGCCGCATGAAGAAAAAGGTGCTGGGCGCAGTAGAGGCGGTGCAGGGCGGGGTGGGCCGGGTGGTGTTTGGCGATGCCCGTATCGAGAACCCGATTTCGGCTGCGCTGGCCGGGGCCGGTACGGTGGTGCGCTAA
- the yjjX gene encoding inosine/xanthosine triphosphatase, with protein MVVVGSTNPAKLEPVRLVFAELFPGLQVSGVEVPSGVRVQPIGYEETRLGAENRARAALAQPGATWGLGLEAGVEFNAYGSWLFNIAVILRADGRRGMARGGSVLLPPVVGERLRQGEELGPIMDDLVGQKDTKKALGAVGILTLSRVERVEFWRHTLELALPPFLRPELYPE; from the coding sequence ATGGTGGTTGTCGGCTCTACCAATCCGGCCAAGCTCGAACCCGTGCGCCTGGTGTTTGCGGAGCTGTTTCCGGGGCTGCAAGTAAGCGGCGTGGAGGTGCCCAGCGGGGTGCGTGTGCAGCCCATCGGCTACGAGGAAACCCGCCTGGGGGCGGAAAACCGCGCCAGGGCGGCCCTGGCCCAGCCCGGCGCCACCTGGGGGCTGGGCCTGGAAGCCGGGGTGGAGTTCAATGCCTACGGGAGCTGGCTTTTCAACATCGCGGTGATCCTGCGCGCCGACGGACGCCGGGGCATGGCTCGAGGGGGCTCGGTCTTGCTGCCGCCGGTGGTGGGGGAGCGGCTGCGCCAAGGCGAGGAACTGGGCCCCATTATGGACGACCTGGTGGGCCAAAAAGACACTAAGAAGGCCCTGGGGGCGGTGGGCATCCTCACCCTCTCCCGCGTCGAGCGGGTGGAGTTCTGGCGGCACACCCTCGAGCTGGCCCTGCCACCGTTTTTGCGCCCGGAGCTCTATCCAGAGTAG
- the argC gene encoding N-acetyl-gamma-glutamyl-phosphate reductase, with amino-acid sequence MSEKKTISIVGGSGYAGGEFLRLALQHPYLEVKQVTSRRMMGDPVTLVHPNLRGRTSLKFVDPASLEPCDILVLSMPHGVAAKEFEKYQHLAPVIVDLSADFRLKNLELYKKYYAEDHPRPDLLGQWVYGNPELYREALKTANRIACCGCNATATILGLYPLLREGLLAPGPIFATLMISTSAAGAEPSLASHHPERAGSIRAYKPTGHRHTAEIRENLPGQPELYLTAIATDRVRGILMTAQTFLRQGLSEKDVWGAYRKVYGAEPFIRLVKLKKGIHRYPDPKVVEGTNYCEVGFELEEDTGRLVVISAIDNLVKGTAGHAIQSLNVRMGWPETLGLEFTGLHP; translated from the coding sequence ATGAGCGAGAAGAAAACCATTTCGATTGTGGGAGGCTCCGGCTACGCGGGGGGCGAGTTCTTGCGGCTGGCCCTGCAGCATCCTTACCTCGAGGTCAAGCAGGTAACCTCGCGCCGGATGATGGGCGACCCCGTAACGCTGGTACACCCCAACCTGCGGGGTCGCACCAGCCTGAAGTTTGTGGATCCCGCCAGCCTCGAGCCCTGCGACATCCTGGTGCTCTCCATGCCCCACGGGGTGGCGGCCAAAGAGTTCGAGAAATACCAGCATCTGGCCCCGGTTATCGTGGATTTATCGGCGGACTTTCGCCTGAAGAACCTGGAGCTCTACAAGAAGTACTATGCTGAGGATCACCCCCGCCCCGACCTATTGGGCCAGTGGGTGTATGGCAACCCCGAGCTCTACCGCGAGGCCCTCAAAACCGCCAACCGCATCGCCTGTTGCGGCTGCAACGCCACGGCCACCATTCTGGGCCTTTATCCCTTGCTGCGAGAGGGCCTGCTGGCTCCAGGGCCCATCTTCGCCACCCTGATGATTTCCACCAGTGCCGCTGGCGCGGAGCCCAGCCTGGCCTCGCACCACCCCGAGCGCGCGGGCAGCATCCGGGCCTACAAGCCTACCGGCCACCGCCACACCGCCGAAATTCGGGAGAACCTGCCGGGCCAGCCTGAGCTTTACCTGACGGCCATCGCCACCGACCGGGTGCGGGGCATCCTGATGACCGCCCAGACCTTCTTGCGGCAGGGCCTGAGCGAGAAGGATGTCTGGGGGGCCTACCGCAAGGTGTACGGGGCGGAGCCTTTTATCCGCCTGGTCAAGCTCAAGAAGGGTATTCACCGCTACCCCGACCCCAAGGTGGTGGAGGGCACCAACTACTGCGAGGTGGGCTTCGAGCTGGAGGAAGACACCGGGCGCTTGGTGGTGATCTCGGCCATCGACAACCTGGTCAAAGGTACGGCAGGCCATGCCATCCAGAGCCTCAACGTGCGGATGGGCTGGCCCGAAACCCTGGGCCTCGAGTTTACCGGACTGCACCCCTAG
- the lysX gene encoding lysine biosynthesis protein LysX, protein MLAILYDRIRPDEEMLFKAAEGLGIPFKKIYAKQMPMRLGERPPELEGVTCAVERLVSQSKGLAVSRYLKSLGIPVVNAPEVIEVCGDKWATSCALAAHGVPQPKTALATEAEEALKLIEQMGYPVVMKPVVGSWGRLLSLIRDRDAAETVLEHKEVLGGYQHQLYYIQELVEKGGRDIRAFVVGDSCIAAIYRSSDHWITNTARGGKASNCPVRPELAALAVTAAKAVGGGVVAIDLFESPRGLLVNEVNHTMEFKNSVSTTGVDIPAKILEYAWSIRR, encoded by the coding sequence ATGCTAGCGATTCTGTACGACCGCATCCGCCCCGACGAGGAGATGCTCTTCAAAGCCGCTGAGGGGCTGGGCATTCCTTTCAAGAAAATCTATGCCAAACAGATGCCCATGCGCCTGGGGGAGCGTCCACCGGAGCTCGAGGGTGTTACCTGTGCGGTGGAGCGCCTGGTCTCACAGAGCAAGGGCCTGGCGGTCTCGCGCTATCTCAAGAGTCTGGGGATTCCGGTGGTCAATGCCCCGGAGGTCATCGAGGTTTGCGGGGACAAGTGGGCCACCAGCTGCGCTTTAGCAGCACATGGGGTTCCCCAGCCCAAGACCGCCCTGGCTACCGAAGCCGAGGAAGCCCTGAAGCTCATCGAGCAGATGGGCTATCCGGTGGTGATGAAGCCGGTGGTGGGGAGCTGGGGCCGCCTGCTCTCGCTCATCCGCGACCGCGATGCCGCCGAAACGGTGCTCGAGCACAAGGAGGTGCTGGGCGGCTACCAGCACCAGCTCTATTACATACAAGAGCTGGTGGAAAAAGGAGGCCGGGACATCCGGGCTTTTGTGGTAGGGGATAGCTGCATTGCGGCCATCTACCGCAGTTCGGACCACTGGATTACCAACACCGCCCGTGGGGGCAAGGCCTCCAACTGCCCGGTGAGGCCCGAACTGGCCGCGCTGGCTGTAACGGCGGCCAAAGCGGTGGGGGGTGGGGTGGTGGCTATTGACCTGTTCGAGTCCCCTCGAGGCTTGCTGGTAAATGAGGTCAACCACACCATGGAGTTCAAAAACTCTGTAAGCACCACTGGGGTGGACATTCCAGCCAAGATACTGGAGTACGCCTGGAGCATCCGTCGCTAG
- the lysW gene encoding lysine biosynthesis protein LysW, which translates to MTAECVECGSPIELENPELGELVVCETCGAELEVVGLEPLKLQAAPEEAEDWGE; encoded by the coding sequence ATGACAGCCGAATGTGTGGAATGCGGAAGCCCGATTGAGCTGGAGAACCCCGAACTGGGGGAGCTGGTGGTTTGCGAAACCTGCGGTGCGGAGCTCGAGGTGGTGGGGTTGGAGCCCCTCAAACTACAAGCGGCCCCCGAAGAAGCGGAGGACTGGGGCGAGTAA
- a CDS encoding paraquat-inducible protein A, producing the protein MEDLEVICPECGEANYLLAEDLEELTPDDFFECESCGAYLQILSTDPLEVVVIEDGEEGLFVDCPECGLTFEVDSQDEVVCPECGHRFTPDWSDIEEDEEDLA; encoded by the coding sequence ATGGAAGACCTGGAAGTGATCTGTCCGGAATGCGGTGAAGCCAACTACCTCCTTGCTGAAGACCTCGAGGAGCTCACCCCCGACGACTTTTTCGAGTGTGAGTCCTGCGGGGCCTACCTGCAGATTCTATCCACCGACCCGCTGGAAGTGGTGGTTATCGAAGACGGCGAGGAGGGACTTTTTGTAGACTGCCCGGAGTGCGGTCTAACTTTCGAGGTGGATAGCCAAGACGAGGTGGTCTGCCCGGAGTGTGGCCACCGCTTTACGCCCGACTGGTCGGATATTGAAGAGGACGAGGAAGACCTGGCCTGA
- a CDS encoding homoaconitate hydratase (catalyzes the formation of homoisocitrate from cis-homoaconitate), translated as MPRVWKFGDAINTDDILPGKYAPFMVGEDRFHTYAFAHLRPDFAPNYQPGDILVCGKNTGLGSSREYAPEALRKLGLKAIIAKSYARIFYRNLVNLGIMPFEAPEVVDALQDGDEVELDLEQGILRRGAETFLLKPPPAFLLEALKEGSILEYYRKYGRFPGERTGG; from the coding sequence ATGCCTAGAGTCTGGAAGTTTGGCGATGCCATCAACACCGATGACATTCTGCCGGGCAAGTATGCGCCCTTTATGGTGGGCGAGGACAGGTTTCATACCTACGCCTTTGCCCACCTTCGCCCCGATTTTGCACCCAACTACCAGCCAGGCGACATCCTGGTCTGCGGCAAGAACACAGGCCTGGGCTCCTCGCGGGAGTATGCCCCGGAAGCCCTGCGCAAGCTGGGCCTCAAGGCCATTATCGCCAAAAGCTATGCCCGCATCTTCTACCGCAACCTGGTTAACCTGGGCATTATGCCTTTCGAGGCGCCAGAGGTGGTAGATGCTTTGCAGGATGGCGATGAGGTGGAGCTGGATTTAGAGCAGGGCATTCTGCGGCGGGGGGCCGAAACCTTCCTGCTAAAGCCCCCACCGGCTTTTTTGTTGGAAGCCCTCAAGGAAGGCAGCATTCTGGAGTATTACCGCAAGTACGGGCGTTTCCCTGGCGAGCGCACCGGCGGGTAA
- a CDS encoding 3-isopropylmalate dehydratase large subunit produces the protein MGLTLAEKILSKRAGREVRAGELVVVEVDQVMVVDSIAGSFFKRLEQLEATPRFPEKVSIVIDHVAPAANVEVAKAQKEIRAWGKQYGCRVFDVGRGICHQVLVEERLALPGGIVLGSDSHSTTYGGIGCFGSGMGATDIALAAASGRTWLRVPETVKVTFRGQLAPSTTAKDAALEMVRLLTADGATYMSIEMHLVDGAESLTRSQRLTLANLTVEAGAKCGLVVPSGEILQMYDVPGWLSPDPDAVYTREVEIDLSNLTPRVAVPFYVDNVEEVEKVRGKKVDQVFVGTCTNGRLDDLHQVAEILKGRKVAPGVRLLVIPASSQVLEQATADGTLLTLLQAGATLGTPGCGPCMGRHQGVLAPGEVCVSTSNRNFRGRMGAADAEIYLASPRVAAATAVAGYITTPEALEEATYA, from the coding sequence ATGGGGCTAACTTTAGCGGAAAAAATTCTTTCCAAGCGAGCGGGCCGTGAGGTCAGGGCGGGGGAACTGGTGGTGGTTGAGGTAGACCAGGTGATGGTGGTGGACTCCATTGCCGGGAGCTTTTTCAAGCGCTTGGAGCAGCTCGAGGCCACCCCGCGCTTCCCTGAAAAGGTGTCCATCGTGATTGACCATGTGGCCCCCGCCGCCAACGTCGAGGTGGCCAAGGCCCAGAAGGAAATCCGGGCGTGGGGCAAGCAGTACGGCTGCCGGGTGTTTGACGTGGGGCGGGGTATCTGCCACCAGGTGTTGGTGGAAGAGCGGCTGGCCCTGCCGGGGGGCATCGTGCTGGGCTCGGACAGCCACTCCACCACCTATGGGGGTATCGGCTGCTTTGGTAGCGGGATGGGGGCTACCGACATCGCACTGGCCGCCGCCTCGGGGCGTACCTGGTTGCGCGTGCCAGAAACGGTCAAGGTAACTTTTCGGGGACAGCTTGCACCCAGCACAACGGCCAAGGATGCGGCTTTGGAGATGGTTCGGCTGCTCACTGCCGATGGGGCTACCTACATGAGCATCGAGATGCACCTGGTGGATGGGGCCGAGTCCCTGACCCGCAGCCAACGCCTGACCCTGGCCAACCTGACCGTGGAGGCCGGGGCCAAGTGTGGGCTGGTGGTGCCCAGCGGAGAGATTTTGCAGATGTATGACGTGCCCGGCTGGCTGTCGCCCGATCCCGACGCGGTGTATACCAGGGAAGTCGAGATTGACCTCTCTAACCTTACCCCACGGGTTGCGGTGCCGTTTTACGTGGACAACGTGGAAGAGGTAGAAAAGGTAAGGGGCAAAAAGGTAGACCAGGTGTTTGTGGGCACCTGTACCAATGGGCGGCTGGACGACTTACACCAGGTGGCCGAAATTCTGAAGGGCCGTAAGGTGGCGCCGGGGGTACGGTTGCTGGTTATTCCGGCCTCGTCGCAGGTGCTCGAGCAGGCCACCGCCGACGGCACCCTGCTCACCTTGCTGCAAGCCGGGGCTACGCTGGGAACCCCTGGCTGCGGGCCTTGTATGGGACGGCACCAGGGCGTGCTGGCACCGGGCGAGGTGTGCGTGAGCACCTCCAACCGCAACTTTAGGGGACGGATGGGCGCAGCCGACGCCGAGATTTACCTGGCCTCGCCCCGGGTGGCCGCCGCAACTGCGGTAGCCGGCTACATCACCACCCCGGAGGCTTTGGAGGAGGCAACTTATGCCTAG
- a CDS encoding LeuA family protein: MAALTSTHRIEIVDTTFRDGQQSPLLFDTEKYRFTLEEKKVLMAGLIELGVTHFEFFSPVVGVAEAQDVQELIAHARALTQKPLMFLAHCRCHLDDIERALETGCNGLNLYLGVSPLAQQHNAQKSLEESVQLAQEVIGTTRKAHPDLYLRFSAEDAFRTPLEDIFCLYDAVYPYVNTLGMPDTVGVAEPEDVSAVVAQLRQRYPNAALECHFHNDRGLALANVIAAVRAGVRYVDASIWGLAERSGIPSVTGVLFNLSKRYPEIPKQYNLSQCYPLNVLMASILGTLVPYTEPVSLTNRTHTAGVHQKAVLNEKKVYEAHNLHDFGVDKNQLLLGPLSGWNLIYYYLKEVENFIISKEQARQVAQEFKSRTAEIGRSKKPEELLLEIAEAHGLLRHALPEEVPTARLENLD; this comes from the coding sequence ATGGCAGCACTCACCTCAACACACCGTATCGAAATCGTGGACACCACCTTTCGCGATGGCCAGCAGTCGCCGCTGCTCTTTGACACCGAGAAGTACCGCTTTACGCTGGAAGAGAAGAAGGTGCTGATGGCTGGCTTGATAGAGTTAGGGGTAACCCATTTCGAGTTTTTTTCGCCGGTGGTCGGGGTGGCCGAGGCGCAGGACGTGCAGGAGCTGATAGCTCATGCCAGGGCCCTCACCCAGAAGCCCCTGATGTTTTTGGCCCACTGCCGCTGCCACCTGGATGATATCGAGCGGGCCCTCGAGACAGGCTGCAACGGCCTGAACCTCTACCTGGGGGTTTCGCCCCTGGCCCAGCAGCACAATGCCCAAAAATCCCTGGAAGAGTCGGTTCAGCTGGCCCAGGAGGTGATTGGGACAACCCGTAAGGCCCACCCCGACCTTTACCTGCGCTTTAGCGCCGAGGACGCCTTCCGCACCCCGCTCGAGGACATCTTTTGCCTGTACGATGCTGTTTATCCCTATGTGAACACCCTGGGCATGCCCGATACCGTGGGGGTAGCGGAGCCCGAAGATGTGAGTGCGGTGGTGGCCCAGCTGCGCCAGCGCTACCCCAACGCCGCCCTGGAGTGCCACTTTCACAACGACCGGGGCCTGGCCCTAGCCAACGTAATTGCGGCGGTACGGGCGGGGGTGCGTTATGTGGATGCTTCCATCTGGGGCCTGGCGGAGCGCTCCGGCATTCCTTCGGTTACGGGTGTGCTGTTTAACCTTTCCAAGCGCTATCCCGAAATTCCAAAGCAGTACAACCTGAGCCAGTGTTATCCGCTTAATGTGCTTATGGCCTCCATTCTGGGTACGCTGGTGCCCTATACCGAGCCGGTCTCGCTGACCAACCGCACGCACACCGCCGGAGTACACCAGAAAGCAGTTTTGAACGAGAAAAAAGTTTACGAGGCGCACAATCTGCACGACTTTGGGGTGGACAAAAACCAGCTACTTCTGGGCCCCCTATCGGGCTGGAACCTGATTTACTACTACCTGAAGGAAGTGGAGAACTTTATCATCAGCAAAGAACAGGCTAGGCAGGTGGCGCAGGAGTTCAAAAGCCGCACCGCTGAAATTGGGCGCAGCAAGAAACCCGAGGAACTTTTGCTGGAAATCGCAGAAGCCCACGGCCTTTTGCGCCACGCCTTGCCCGAGGAGGTGCCGACTGCCCGGCTGGAGAACCTGGACTGA
- a CDS encoding ABC transporter substrate-binding protein, whose product MRFLIVLLVALGWSLAQRPVDIPFWHTAGPPGQQPLEEMIREFNARQRDYRIVPSFVGDYREGGLKLLAALRSGGAPALFHAEISFLGRMAQDNVALPLDEYLGNLPGDFYPGFLETGKLRGRTYGLPIGLSIPVLFYNADQFASKGLGAPRTWDDVATAAQRLTTRAAKGYTVSSDIYSFVVLVMSRGGSIVNSQGRPDFTNPKVVESLEFLQDLVRKNVAQSRNIAEAQFSVADFLRTKTFMGIAPITLWPLIENRAPIPFRLGVAAVPRSEGGKVPLAGGTLVVLRGASEQQARGAVAFWRFLIEPANIARWVKATYYMPMRRSAQPLLEDFYKEDPRRRVAFGQVEHADVWLQDPEFTIWYSFLEDALERALKGNANARQVLEEAQRRANSVERR is encoded by the coding sequence ATGCGTTTTTTGATTGTGCTGTTGGTTGCGCTGGGATGGTCCTTGGCTCAGCGCCCGGTAGATATCCCTTTCTGGCACACTGCGGGTCCTCCGGGCCAGCAGCCTTTGGAGGAGATGATCCGCGAGTTCAACGCTCGACAACGGGACTACCGGATTGTGCCCAGCTTTGTGGGAGACTACCGTGAGGGGGGCCTGAAGCTACTGGCCGCGCTGCGTTCTGGGGGCGCGCCAGCGCTATTTCACGCCGAAATTTCCTTTCTGGGGCGGATGGCTCAGGACAATGTGGCCCTGCCTTTAGACGAATACCTGGGGAACCTGCCGGGCGATTTTTATCCTGGATTTTTGGAGACCGGCAAGCTGCGGGGCCGTACCTACGGGCTGCCCATCGGCCTATCGATTCCGGTGCTTTTTTATAATGCCGACCAGTTCGCCTCCAAAGGGCTTGGTGCCCCACGCACCTGGGACGATGTAGCCACCGCTGCCCAACGCCTGACCACCCGCGCGGCAAAAGGCTACACGGTCTCGAGTGACATCTACAGCTTTGTGGTGTTGGTGATGAGCCGAGGGGGGTCTATCGTCAACAGCCAGGGCCGCCCCGACTTTACCAACCCCAAAGTGGTGGAGAGCCTGGAGTTCCTGCAAGACCTGGTTCGAAAGAACGTAGCCCAGAGCCGCAACATTGCTGAGGCCCAGTTCTCCGTAGCCGACTTTTTGCGCACCAAGACCTTTATGGGCATTGCACCCATTACCCTGTGGCCGCTGATTGAAAACCGTGCGCCCATTCCCTTCAGGCTCGGCGTGGCAGCAGTTCCCCGCTCGGAGGGCGGGAAGGTGCCCCTGGCTGGCGGTACCTTGGTGGTGCTCCGCGGGGCCAGCGAGCAGCAAGCCCGTGGCGCAGTAGCCTTCTGGCGCTTCCTGATAGAGCCCGCCAACATTGCCCGATGGGTCAAGGCCACCTACTACATGCCCATGCGCCGCTCGGCCCAGCCCCTCCTGGAGGACTTCTACAAGGAAGACCCCCGCCGCCGGGTGGCTTTTGGCCAGGTAGAACACGCCGACGTTTGGTTGCAAGATCCCGAGTTTACCATCTGGTACAGCTTTTTAGAAGATGCCCTCGAGCGGGCTCTGAAGGGCAACGCCAACGCCAGGCAGGTACTGGAAGAAGCCCAGCGCCGCGCCAACAGCGTTGAACGCCGCTAG
- a CDS encoding carbohydrate ABC transporter permease, which translates to MRWLGHLLVWTVAFLVALPFVWMAYAAFIPPEAVFSGDIFGKLGFSLANFEVLGREGFWEGFWGRLVFSVLLTGSVTLLQLTTGFLAAYAIKEGARILPFFLVLLAIPVELLLVPLYGLLVGLKILDTIWALVLPFAASPFIVYLLFQGMRTVPEELLEAARLDGAGHRVLLSRILLPLLRPQLIAAGVLAFAAHWNLVLYPRIVAGSKELKTVQTWITDLQRQNPADWGPLSAAALAATLPLVIIYLLYERRIVETFEEGLKG; encoded by the coding sequence GTGCGCTGGTTAGGGCATTTGTTGGTTTGGACGGTGGCCTTCCTGGTGGCCCTGCCCTTTGTCTGGATGGCTTATGCAGCCTTCATCCCACCAGAAGCGGTCTTTAGCGGCGACATTTTTGGGAAACTGGGCTTTAGCCTGGCCAACTTCGAGGTGCTGGGCCGCGAAGGATTCTGGGAAGGCTTTTGGGGCCGCCTGGTGTTCTCGGTGCTCCTGACCGGGAGCGTAACCCTGCTTCAGCTCACCACCGGCTTTTTGGCGGCCTACGCCATTAAGGAAGGTGCCAGGATTCTGCCGTTCTTTCTGGTGCTTTTGGCTATTCCCGTTGAGTTGTTGCTGGTTCCCCTGTATGGCCTGCTGGTAGGGCTCAAGATTTTAGACACCATCTGGGCGCTGGTGCTGCCTTTTGCTGCCAGCCCCTTCATCGTGTACCTGCTTTTCCAGGGGATGCGTACGGTTCCAGAAGAACTGCTCGAGGCCGCCCGGCTCGATGGGGCCGGCCATCGCGTTTTGCTGAGCCGCATTCTGCTGCCACTCTTGCGCCCTCAGCTGATCGCGGCGGGGGTGCTGGCCTTTGCTGCCCACTGGAACCTGGTGCTCTACCCGCGAATTGTGGCTGGCAGCAAAGAGCTCAAAACGGTACAGACCTGGATCACCGATTTGCAGCGCCAGAACCCCGCCGACTGGGGGCCCTTGTCGGCGGCGGCCCTGGCTGCAACCCTGCCGCTGGTCATCATCTATTTGCTCTACGAGCGGAGAATCGTGGAAACCTTTGAGGAAGGCCTTAAAGGGTAA
- a CDS encoding carbohydrate ABC transporter permease, whose translation MGRNNAFWFALPAVALLGLFLLYPFLDVLRFSTWDWSGLSEPTPIGLENYQNILRDPDFYNSLRITLIFAFMTLIPFVLLSLLLALALDGQPYERPIKALLFLPGLVTLGGAAVAWYTLFSPEYGALASLVPVPRWDQSPFWALVLIMLFTIWRHIGYGVLVVSARLKAIPKTLLEAAAVDGATPAQAFRFITLPLLRPAITFLVVIGTVLTLQGYTAVFLLTRGGPFGGTEVLGYYLYKTGFEAGRLGYAAALTVIILLLTLSFALAQARLLREEK comes from the coding sequence ATGGGTCGCAATAACGCTTTCTGGTTCGCACTCCCAGCAGTTGCTTTGCTGGGGCTGTTTTTGCTGTACCCATTTTTGGATGTGCTGCGCTTTTCAACCTGGGACTGGTCGGGCTTGTCGGAGCCTACACCCATTGGCCTTGAAAACTACCAAAACATTCTGCGCGACCCGGATTTTTACAACAGCCTGCGCATCACCTTGATTTTTGCATTCATGACCCTGATTCCTTTTGTCTTGCTTTCGCTGCTGCTGGCCTTAGCCCTGGATGGCCAGCCCTACGAGCGCCCCATCAAGGCCCTGCTCTTCTTGCCAGGGCTGGTCACGCTAGGTGGTGCTGCGGTGGCCTGGTACACCCTGTTTTCGCCCGAGTACGGCGCACTGGCTTCGCTGGTTCCGGTGCCACGCTGGGATCAGAGTCCGTTTTGGGCCCTGGTGCTCATTATGCTTTTTACCATCTGGCGGCATATTGGCTACGGGGTGCTGGTGGTCTCGGCGCGCTTGAAGGCCATTCCCAAGACCTTGCTCGAGGCCGCCGCCGTAGATGGGGCGACCCCGGCCCAGGCCTTCCGCTTTATCACCCTGCCCCTTTTGCGCCCGGCCATTACCTTTTTGGTGGTGATTGGCACTGTTTTGACCCTGCAAGGCTATACAGCGGTGTTCCTGCTGACCCGGGGGGGGCCGTTTGGTGGTACCGAGGTGCTGGGTTACTACCTCTACAAGACCGGTTTTGAAGCGGGCCGCCTTGGTTATGCGGCTGCCCTCACGGTAATCATTTTGTTGTTGACGCTGTCTTTTGCCCTGGCCCAGGCCCGGCTTTTGCGGGAGGAGAAATGA